In Naumovozyma dairenensis CBS 421 chromosome 2, complete genome, the following are encoded in one genomic region:
- the NDAI0B03360 gene encoding short-chain dehydrogenase/reductase (similar to Saccharomyces cerevisiae YDL114W; ancestral locus Anc_2.323), whose translation MVLLVRNVLLNILISFQKRFTFPFLEKKTPEDTILKKGSVAIITGGSGGLGLEIVKRLTSRNVTCIILDVIPPNVRFKKEEKVIFYRCDISSIHQVKKVHRDIRKRNERISLLINNAGITCVKPLIEMTNQEIKKIIEVNFIGAYGMIETFLPDLMRDNDKCYIVNIASVLGLISPANLTGYGASKAGMIAVHKSLASSLKNCKEGHKIRTLLVCTGKIKTTMFETVPTPSSILAPDIDPSELAKLIIHSIDNNLEHTLKEPYYVNLVPFFKMLDRPYIALLKRFSGMNQATSN comes from the coding sequence CGTTAGAAATGTACTTCtcaatattttaattaGCTTTCAGAAAAGGTTCACATTCCCTTTTCTCGAAAAAAAAACTCCAGAAGACACAATTCTCAAAAAAGGATCTGTTGCTATCATAACTGGCGGTTCCGGAGGTCTTGGTTTAGAAATTGTTAAACGATTAACTTCAAGAAATGTAACTTGTATAATATTAGATGTGATTCCTCCAAATGTTAGATTcaaaaaggaagaaaaggTGATTTTTTATAGGTGTGACATTTCGAGTATACACCAGGTGAAAAAGGTTCATCGAGATATTCGTAAAAGGAATGAGagaatatcattattaattaataacGCTGGAATTACTTGTGTGAAACCTTTGATTGAAATGACTAATcaagaaataaagaaaataattgAAGTTAATTTTATTGGAGCTTATGGCATGATTGAAACATTTTTACCTGACCTGATGAGGGATAACGATAAATGTTATATAGTAAATATCGCCTCGGTTTTGGGATTAATTTCACCTGCAAATTTAACAGGATATGGTGCTTCAAAAGCGGGTATGATTGCCGTCCATAAATCTTTAGCAAGCTCTTTGAAGAATTGCAAAGAAGGCCACAAAATTAGGACATTATTAGTTTGCACGGGCAAAATTAAAACAACGATGTTCGAAACAGTTCCTACACCATCAAGTATTTTAGCGCCTGATATCGATCCTTCGGAATTGGCAAAGCTAATCATTCATtctattgataataatttggaacACACTTTAAAGGAGCCTTATTATGTCAATTTAGTACCTTTCTTTAAAATGTTGGATAGGCCGTATATTGCTTTACTGAAAAGGTTTAGCGGCATGAATCAAGCTACTTCAAACTGA